The following proteins come from a genomic window of Chthoniobacterales bacterium:
- the ruvB gene encoding Holliday junction branch migration DNA helicase RuvB, giving the protein MKPPETDPAFEISLRPPMFSEFTGQVKVCERLELLVEAAKKRGDVLEHILLSGPPGLGKTTLANIIANAMGVSVKNTSGPVIEKAGELAGLLTSLEKGDVLFIDEIHRLQPTIEEYLYPAMEDYRLDIIIDQGPQARSLRLQLPKFTLIGATTRAGMVSAPLRSRFGMTARLDYYSADEMHKIITRSAGLLRVEIDSAGAAEIASRTRGTPRTANNLLRWVRDYVQVKADGKITADLADKALTMLEIDRDGFDQWDKRIIETLIHKFNGGPVGLSSLAVAVGEEAGTLEEVNEPYLIMEGYIKRTPQGRVAMPNAYRKLGLKVPVGTQEELFGK; this is encoded by the coding sequence ATGAAACCGCCTGAAACCGATCCCGCTTTCGAGATTTCGCTGCGGCCGCCGATGTTCAGCGAATTCACCGGCCAGGTGAAGGTTTGCGAGCGCCTGGAACTCCTGGTCGAAGCCGCGAAAAAGCGGGGCGACGTTCTCGAGCACATCCTGCTCAGCGGACCGCCCGGTCTCGGGAAAACCACGCTGGCGAACATCATCGCGAACGCCATGGGGGTCAGCGTGAAAAACACGAGCGGGCCGGTGATCGAAAAGGCCGGAGAGCTGGCCGGTCTTTTGACGAGCCTCGAAAAAGGCGACGTCCTGTTCATCGACGAGATCCATCGGCTTCAGCCAACGATCGAAGAATACCTTTATCCCGCGATGGAGGATTACCGGCTGGACATCATTATCGATCAAGGGCCCCAGGCGCGAAGTCTTCGCCTGCAATTGCCAAAGTTCACCCTGATCGGCGCCACCACCCGCGCGGGGATGGTGAGCGCGCCGTTGCGGTCGCGTTTCGGGATGACGGCGCGGCTCGACTATTATAGCGCGGACGAAATGCATAAGATCATCACGCGCAGCGCCGGGTTGCTCCGCGTGGAAATCGATTCCGCCGGCGCAGCCGAAATCGCCAGCCGCACCCGCGGAACGCCGCGGACCGCCAACAATCTCCTCCGCTGGGTGCGCGACTACGTCCAGGTGAAGGCCGACGGAAAAATCACGGCCGATCTGGCTGACAAAGCGTTGACCATGCTCGAAATCGACCGGGATGGGTTCGATCAGTGGGACAAACGGATCATTGAAACGTTGATCCACAAATTCAACGGCGGGCCGGTGGGATTGAGCTCGCTCGCGGTGGCCGTAGGCGAGGAGGCGGGAACACTCGAGGAAGTGAATGAGCCGTATCTGATTATGGAGGGATATATAAAGCGCACGCCGCAGGGACGGGTGGCGATGCCGAATGCGTACCGGAAGCTAGGGTTGAAAGTGCCGGTGGGGACGCAGGAAGAGTTGTTTGGAAAATGA
- a CDS encoding tryptophan 7-halogenase, which yields MFDTIVVGGGPAGSVTALVLARAGERVLLLEAKSCLSFKVGESLPPAIKPLLRDLGLWDSFVADGHLACYGNQSAWSSSTLRSTEFIKDPHGHGWHLDRPRFDATLRNAARHAGVCVHEESKVVEVRRARKTFEVELGAHGNVRGRWLADCTGRLSLVARQQGVRRVKHDSLVAFVTLFATRTTESEFDSDSATLVESAPEGWWYTALLPSRKRVVVYHTDAGTSSSSLARTICGYRSLLHRTKHIRAKISRHGYVFPGRPKAAAANSARLEKFHGDDWIAAGDSALSFDPLSSQGILTAIYAGLKAGQTLIARKAGDEGALGRYGERMESIYAAYLAQRHSFYGYEQRWSGKDFWKRRHDGTLPK from the coding sequence ATGTTTGATACGATTGTCGTGGGGGGCGGGCCAGCCGGTTCGGTGACGGCACTTGTCCTGGCCAGGGCCGGTGAGCGGGTCTTGTTACTTGAAGCAAAGTCCTGCCTCTCGTTTAAGGTTGGGGAGAGCTTGCCTCCGGCGATAAAGCCGCTTCTTCGTGATCTCGGCCTTTGGGATTCATTTGTCGCGGATGGCCATCTGGCTTGCTACGGGAATCAATCGGCGTGGAGCAGCTCGACGCTCCGGTCGACTGAGTTCATCAAAGATCCGCATGGTCACGGATGGCATCTCGACCGCCCTAGATTTGACGCAACGCTCAGGAACGCGGCCCGGCACGCCGGCGTGTGCGTCCATGAAGAATCCAAGGTGGTGGAGGTGCGACGAGCCAGGAAGACATTTGAGGTGGAACTTGGGGCACACGGCAACGTGCGCGGCCGCTGGCTGGCCGATTGCACCGGACGCCTCAGCCTTGTGGCGCGCCAACAAGGTGTCCGCCGGGTCAAACACGACAGCCTGGTCGCATTCGTTACTCTCTTCGCGACAAGGACGACCGAAAGCGAATTCGATTCAGACTCGGCTACGCTCGTTGAGTCCGCGCCTGAAGGCTGGTGGTATACCGCCCTGCTCCCATCCCGCAAAAGAGTTGTCGTTTACCATACCGATGCCGGCACCAGTTCCTCTTCCCTGGCCCGCACCATCTGCGGATATCGATCGCTCTTGCACCGGACGAAACACATCCGCGCGAAAATCTCTCGTCACGGTTATGTGTTCCCGGGCCGACCGAAAGCCGCCGCGGCCAATAGCGCCCGGCTGGAAAAATTTCACGGAGATGATTGGATCGCGGCGGGCGATTCGGCCCTGTCGTTCGACCCCCTGTCCTCGCAGGGAATCCTGACCGCCATCTACGCTGGGCTCAAGGCCGGTCAGACGCTCATTGCACGCAAGGCCGGAGATGAAGGCGCGCTCGGCCGGTACGGCGAGCGGATGGAGTCAATCTACGCCGCCTACCTCGCTCAGCGACACTCATTCTACGGTTATGAACAGCGATGGAGCGGAAAGGATTTTTGGAAAAGGCGCCACGACGGAACACTCCCGAAGTGA
- a CDS encoding type II secretion system protein, translating to MKPYYPSPDSSPAFTLIELLVVIAIIAVLASIALPVYSTVQERGAQTKDLSNAKQIALACKLYAADNDGKYPDKDGTVDPPAPLTAASNSNQAFALLIPNYLPTEKLFYLGRSAWSPSVADEKTTLPADRCEAGTNNFAYELGMTETSPPSFPLIADAPFSGGASAVYKTDQTQKGGVWKGKKAIVIRCDQSGTVESCKVNAAAGTATVEGPTGGSTNTDIFAANGSTWISPTGNALLLPNTP from the coding sequence ATGAAACCATACTACCCATCCCCCGACTCATCCCCCGCCTTCACCCTCATCGAACTGCTGGTTGTCATCGCGATTATCGCAGTTCTCGCCAGCATCGCGCTTCCCGTCTATAGCACCGTCCAGGAGCGTGGCGCTCAAACGAAAGACCTCTCGAACGCCAAGCAAATTGCGCTCGCCTGTAAACTCTACGCCGCTGACAACGATGGAAAATATCCGGACAAGGATGGCACCGTCGACCCGCCGGCGCCGTTGACGGCTGCCAGCAATTCGAACCAGGCCTTCGCCCTTTTGATTCCGAATTATCTGCCGACGGAAAAGTTATTTTACCTTGGCAGATCGGCCTGGTCGCCGTCGGTCGCGGATGAAAAAACGACTCTGCCGGCCGACCGCTGCGAAGCCGGGACTAACAATTTCGCCTACGAATTGGGCATGACGGAGACTTCGCCTCCGAGCTTTCCGCTGATCGCGGACGCTCCCTTCAGCGGCGGAGCCAGCGCCGTTTATAAGACCGATCAAACCCAGAAGGGCGGCGTTTGGAAGGGCAAAAAGGCGATCGTTATTCGTTGCGATCAGAGCGGGACTGTCGAATCGTGCAAAGTTAATGCAGCGGCCGGAACGGCCACAGTAGAAGGACCGACCGGTGGCAGCACGAACACAGATATTTTCGCGGCGAATGGCTCGACCTGGATCTCTCCCACTGGGAACGCTCTCTTGTTGCCGAATACGCCTTAG
- the xseA gene encoding exodeoxyribonuclease VII large subunit — MESDFFQQASKVFTVAELTRQIRGTLETKFGAVWVQGEVSNHKLHPSGHRYFTLKDQRAAISCVIFRNTLPPGGPPIADGAQVQVYGNVSVFEARGQYQLSVQILQTRGAGLLQAKFEALKRKLEAEGLFDSARKRALPKFPKRIGIVTSPTGAAVRDILNVLRRRAPNVEVLISPVRVQGIGAAAEIATAIKELSAPNTAWAPIDLIVIARGGGSIEDLWEFNEEIVARAIFHSPLPLVSAVGHEIDFTIGDFVADLRAPTPSAAAELIVADAAELARRVNELENCLKKYLRNFLQQSLTRLRFLSERTLARELTQRMRDTQQQLDLTAESLRRRSKQFVADARAALAGRAQSLKSHDPKSELALRRSHLTDLHRRFVAQPRRLWESAQQRFQRGKEILRVLGPEATLRRGYSITTNSKGQVIQTVAAVRAKSKIRTRVADGEFESEVIGPPAPPKP, encoded by the coding sequence GTGGAAAGCGACTTCTTCCAACAAGCGTCCAAGGTCTTCACCGTCGCCGAGCTCACCCGCCAGATCCGCGGGACGCTCGAGACAAAATTTGGCGCAGTCTGGGTGCAGGGAGAAGTCTCTAATCACAAACTGCATCCCTCAGGACATCGCTATTTCACCCTGAAGGACCAGCGCGCGGCCATCTCCTGCGTGATTTTTCGAAATACCCTGCCGCCCGGGGGGCCGCCCATCGCCGATGGCGCGCAGGTCCAGGTTTACGGGAACGTCTCTGTTTTCGAGGCGCGCGGCCAGTATCAGCTTAGCGTGCAAATCCTGCAGACGCGCGGGGCCGGTCTGCTTCAGGCAAAGTTCGAAGCACTCAAGCGCAAGCTGGAAGCGGAAGGCCTTTTTGATTCCGCCCGGAAACGCGCCCTGCCGAAATTCCCAAAACGCATTGGCATCGTCACCTCACCGACCGGCGCGGCGGTTCGCGATATCCTGAATGTGCTGCGCCGGCGGGCGCCAAATGTGGAAGTGCTCATCAGTCCAGTGCGCGTGCAGGGCATCGGCGCGGCGGCGGAAATCGCCACGGCTATTAAGGAGCTAAGCGCGCCGAACACCGCCTGGGCTCCAATAGATTTGATCGTCATTGCGCGTGGCGGCGGCAGCATAGAGGACCTGTGGGAGTTCAATGAGGAAATCGTCGCGCGCGCCATCTTCCACTCCCCTCTCCCGCTCGTGAGTGCGGTCGGTCATGAAATCGATTTCACCATCGGGGATTTTGTCGCCGACCTTCGGGCGCCGACCCCGAGCGCGGCGGCGGAGCTGATTGTGGCCGACGCAGCCGAACTCGCGCGGCGGGTGAACGAGCTGGAGAATTGCCTGAAAAAATATCTGCGCAATTTCCTGCAACAAAGCCTGACGCGTCTGCGTTTTCTCTCCGAGCGGACGCTGGCCCGGGAGCTGACGCAGCGAATGCGCGACACCCAGCAGCAACTGGATCTCACCGCGGAGTCGCTCCGCCGCCGATCAAAACAATTTGTGGCGGACGCGCGGGCGGCCCTTGCCGGGCGCGCGCAGTCTTTGAAGTCGCACGATCCTAAAAGTGAGCTGGCGCTTCGGCGCAGCCACCTGACCGATCTGCATCGGCGTTTTGTCGCCCAGCCACGGCGCTTATGGGAAAGCGCCCAGCAACGCTTCCAGCGCGGCAAAGAAATTCTGCGTGTTCTTGGACCAGAAGCGACGCTTCGCCGCGGCTACAGCATCACCACGAACAGCAAAGGCCAGGTGATTCAAACCGTCGCGGCTGTGCGCGCAAAATCGAAAATTCGCACTCGGGTGGCGGACGGCGAATTTGAGTCGGAAGTTATTGGGCCTCCGGCCCCGCCAAAACCGTAG
- a CDS encoding DUF5996 family protein, producing MASSETLWPSLPLPEWKETARTLHMWTQIVGKIRLALTPWTNHSWHVTLYLTSRGLTTSPIPHGTTTFEIRFDFIDHQLRILTSGGEIRVIKLRPLSVAAFYREVMNALADLEMPVEINTTPNEVDPAVPFEKNETDAAYDAEYANRFWRVLLQSDRVFKEFRAEFCGKCSPVHFFWGSFDLAVTRFSGRRAPQHPGGVPHLPDAITREAYSHEVSSLGFWPGNEAMPDPIFYSYAYPEPSGFSDAKVKPAAASFNAQLKEFVLPYEAVRQAAEPDQALLDFARGAYDAASTLGHWDRAALLEVKPDVHFRGPPR from the coding sequence GTGGCCTCGTCGGAAACTCTCTGGCCTTCGCTTCCCCTCCCGGAGTGGAAGGAGACCGCCAGGACTCTTCACATGTGGACGCAGATCGTCGGGAAGATCCGGCTCGCGCTCACCCCCTGGACGAATCATTCCTGGCACGTCACCCTCTATCTTACCTCGCGCGGCTTAACGACATCGCCGATCCCACACGGAACGACGACATTTGAAATCCGTTTCGATTTCATCGACCACCAACTGCGAATCCTGACCAGCGGCGGCGAAATTCGGGTCATCAAGTTGAGACCGCTCTCAGTCGCGGCGTTTTATCGTGAGGTTATGAACGCGTTGGCCGATCTTGAAATGCCGGTCGAGATCAACACCACTCCGAATGAAGTGGACCCCGCGGTCCCGTTCGAGAAAAACGAAACGGACGCCGCTTACGACGCGGAATACGCGAACCGCTTCTGGCGCGTCCTTCTCCAGAGCGACCGGGTCTTTAAGGAATTTCGCGCGGAGTTCTGCGGCAAATGTAGCCCGGTCCATTTTTTCTGGGGGAGCTTCGACCTGGCCGTCACCCGGTTCTCCGGCCGCCGCGCGCCCCAGCATCCCGGCGGCGTCCCGCATTTGCCGGACGCCATCACGCGCGAGGCTTATTCGCACGAAGTAAGCAGCCTCGGGTTCTGGCCGGGAAATGAAGCCATGCCTGATCCGATTTTTTATTCCTACGCCTACCCGGAACCCAGCGGATTTTCTGATGCGAAAGTGAAACCCGCGGCCGCGAGCTTTAACGCGCAACTCAAGGAATTCGTCCTTCCCTACGAGGCTGTCCGGCAGGCTGCAGAGCCCGATCAGGCGCTGCTCGATTTTGCCCGCGGCGCGTACGACGCGGCCTCGACGCTCGGCCATTGGGATCGTGCCGCGCTCCTAGAGGTCAAACCTGACGTGCATTTTCGCGGGCCGCCCCGGTGA
- the glgB gene encoding 1,4-alpha-glucan branching protein GlgB: MRSFEITGFPVDELNLFLAGAHPDPFRLLGPHQVGDDLAVRIFRPDAKEVTVVLPGKEPQRIPAQQLSREGFFQAVLPGLDRDVEYEIHLTKADGSTAVVHDPYRYGPIMGEIDLHLFSEGNHLQIYEKFGAHLRTIGEVKGVYFAVWAPNAQRVSVVGDFNLWNGRTNPMRRLIGSGVWEIFLPDAGEGVHYKFEIRTLAGALLIKSDPFGLFSQHGIQTASMVYDLERYKWGDAAWIESRQERRMHTSALSIYEVHLGSWRRKSDGAKRSLSYLELADTLIPYVIEMGYTHIELMPVAEHPFEGSWGYQVTNYFAPTSRLGSPDEFRQFVDRCHQAGIGVIMDWVPAHFPKDAHGLAEFDGTDLYEHADPRQGEHQDWGTLIFNFGRNEVRNFLIGNALFWLDKYHIDGLRVDAVASMLYLDYSRKAGEWVPNAFGGRENLEAVFFLKRFNEVCGERFPGVMTIAEESTAWPGVSRPTHLGGLGFNFKWNMGWMHDFLHYMALDPIFRRFHHNSITFSLMYAFQEHFILVLSHDEVVHGKRSLINKMPGDEWQQFANLRMFYAWMYGHPGKKLLFMGGEFGQRREWNHDRELDWDLMELPLHDGLRRLVQHLNYVYKSEPALWDLDDTHEGFEWVDFHDADNSVVAFLRRSREEDVIVFAVNATPVVRQGYRLGVPGGGFYREIINTDAETYGGGNVGNMGGFEAEDYPWQGRTHSLMISLPPLAVVAFKLEK; encoded by the coding sequence ATGAGATCCTTTGAAATAACCGGCTTTCCTGTCGACGAGCTCAATCTCTTTCTGGCAGGCGCGCACCCCGATCCCTTCCGGCTGCTGGGCCCGCATCAAGTCGGGGACGATCTCGCGGTCCGCATTTTCCGTCCCGATGCCAAGGAAGTCACCGTGGTCCTCCCCGGAAAAGAGCCGCAACGCATTCCCGCCCAGCAGCTGAGTCGCGAAGGATTTTTCCAGGCAGTCCTTCCCGGTCTGGATCGCGATGTTGAATACGAAATTCACCTGACCAAAGCGGATGGCTCGACCGCCGTCGTGCACGATCCCTACCGCTATGGACCGATCATGGGCGAGATCGATCTGCATCTTTTCTCCGAGGGAAACCATTTGCAGATCTACGAAAAATTCGGCGCTCACCTGCGCACGATCGGAGAAGTGAAGGGCGTTTACTTTGCCGTCTGGGCGCCGAACGCTCAGCGGGTCAGCGTGGTGGGCGATTTCAACCTCTGGAATGGCCGCACTAATCCGATGCGGCGACTGATCGGAAGCGGAGTTTGGGAAATATTTTTGCCCGACGCCGGCGAAGGCGTGCATTACAAATTTGAGATCAGGACGCTGGCCGGCGCCTTGTTGATCAAGAGCGACCCGTTCGGCCTTTTCAGCCAGCACGGAATCCAGACCGCCTCGATGGTTTACGATCTGGAGCGTTACAAATGGGGCGACGCTGCTTGGATTGAATCGCGTCAAGAGCGGCGCATGCACACCAGCGCCCTCAGCATCTACGAGGTTCATCTCGGTTCCTGGCGGCGCAAATCTGATGGAGCCAAGCGGTCTTTGAGTTACCTCGAGTTAGCCGACACGCTGATCCCGTACGTGATCGAGATGGGTTACACCCACATCGAGCTGATGCCGGTCGCGGAACATCCCTTCGAAGGCTCGTGGGGATATCAGGTCACCAATTATTTCGCGCCCACCAGCCGGCTCGGGTCGCCCGACGAGTTCCGTCAGTTCGTCGACCGGTGTCATCAGGCCGGGATTGGGGTCATCATGGATTGGGTCCCGGCCCATTTTCCAAAGGACGCCCATGGCCTCGCGGAATTCGACGGGACCGATCTTTACGAGCACGCGGATCCGCGCCAGGGAGAGCATCAGGATTGGGGGACGTTGATTTTTAATTTCGGCCGCAACGAGGTCCGCAATTTCCTCATCGGGAACGCTCTTTTCTGGCTCGACAAATACCACATTGATGGTCTGCGGGTGGATGCGGTGGCGTCGATGCTTTATCTCGATTACTCACGCAAGGCGGGCGAATGGGTCCCGAACGCGTTTGGCGGCCGCGAAAACCTGGAAGCGGTTTTTTTCCTCAAGCGCTTCAACGAAGTCTGTGGCGAGCGTTTCCCCGGCGTCATGACCATCGCCGAGGAATCAACCGCCTGGCCCGGCGTTTCGCGTCCGACCCATTTGGGCGGCCTCGGTTTCAATTTCAAATGGAACATGGGCTGGATGCATGACTTCCTCCACTACATGGCGCTGGATCCGATCTTCCGCCGCTTCCATCACAACAGCATCACCTTCTCGTTGATGTATGCGTTCCAGGAGCATTTCATTCTCGTGCTCAGTCACGATGAAGTGGTCCACGGCAAGCGCTCCCTCATCAACAAAATGCCGGGCGATGAGTGGCAGCAGTTCGCCAATCTGCGGATGTTCTACGCCTGGATGTATGGGCATCCGGGGAAAAAGCTGCTGTTCATGGGAGGCGAGTTTGGGCAGCGGCGGGAGTGGAATCACGATCGCGAGCTCGATTGGGATTTGATGGAGCTGCCGCTGCACGACGGTTTGCGCCGGCTGGTGCAACACCTCAACTATGTTTATAAAAGCGAGCCCGCTCTCTGGGATCTCGACGACACCCACGAAGGCTTTGAGTGGGTCGATTTTCACGATGCCGATAACAGCGTCGTGGCGTTTCTCCGGCGGTCTCGCGAAGAGGACGTGATCGTTTTCGCCGTGAACGCGACGCCGGTCGTGCGGCAGGGTTATCGCCTCGGCGTTCCGGGCGGCGGTTTCTATCGCGAAATCATCAACACCGACGCGGAGACATATGGGGGCGGCAATGTCGGCAATATGGGCGGCTTCGAGGCGGAGGATTATCCCTGGCAGGGCCGGACGCATTCCCTGATGATTAGCCTGCCGCCGCTCGCCGTGGTGGCGTTCAAACTCGAGAAGTAG
- a CDS encoding ATP-binding protein — protein sequence MKKTKVEFSSHTGNLAPMRKFVRGFLDAYPFSEKERMLMVLGVDEACTNIIRHAYQLRDDQLISLSLEGLRHCIRMRLRDYGKQTEVHTMKGRAHDLIRPGGLGLHLIRNAFDKVDYILKARGTELVMTKNLGRAA from the coding sequence ATGAAAAAAACGAAGGTCGAATTTTCCAGCCACACCGGCAATCTGGCGCCGATGCGAAAATTCGTGCGCGGATTCCTGGACGCGTATCCGTTTTCCGAAAAGGAACGCATGCTCATGGTGCTGGGAGTAGACGAAGCCTGCACCAATATTATTCGGCACGCTTATCAATTGCGGGACGATCAATTGATCTCGCTCTCCCTGGAAGGATTGCGCCATTGCATTCGAATGCGGTTGCGCGATTACGGGAAGCAAACCGAGGTCCATACCATGAAAGGCCGGGCGCACGATCTGATTCGACCGGGCGGTTTGGGCCTGCACCTGATCCGGAACGCGTTCGACAAGGTGGATTACATTTTGAAGGCGCGGGGGACGGAGCTGGTGATGACGAAGAATCTGGGGAGGGCGGCGTGA
- a CDS encoding LodA/GoxA family CTQ-dependent oxidase, producing MAADKTIVSAKIHPGIGVARVGNSKSEFFVGPEVPHPTPAPLDYYKDATGALKRQAAKFRIYGYNAAGEVIGELNASNAEIVWTVHVANKKAAWFNFETAMDIPEATACVLRNAGVVGEKRSQLIIDPGPRSIKGEKGAPAQKFDTGEFFGTKVYLGELTTDELGNLIFLGGRGESNSPFPNNPPYTFANNDGWHDDTSDGPVSAEVRVKGKSIPVDPAWVVTAPPNYAPEIVSVQTMYDLLYDTYQKVWIKPVTKPSFTEHIFPILQQFCDAQWVNYGFHVQFGWRSPYDFLQPDYFDKLHRVVSNDGLPDLFHEVRLQLFNIFRDPASSALNVLAWPQMYGDAVTIPATGPRSLLALTTTQYQFLRLWASGQFEDDWPAGGPKYPGKLAEVELRDRPATLDKAALWFCLGGPFHPGCEMTWPMRRRTMYYAPFRVRPRAPNQSEPDYGTTLTPEVATGEFGPLYANGPGDLTRWMAVPWQTDTASCRAGYESGYDPFIPTFWPARVPNHVLTEEAYQQVMNKKLPLEKRVLAFNTRAVWYRFLLGGTLAQIKQMISDFGKLGVVERRAGPKDKLPVFPPDLYVESQTGFAQTVSAARNLRVGPAEKVTRQQNRRALAERAEGAMPRGIEDFANLANRAKWKTPADSL from the coding sequence TTGGCTGCGGATAAGACGATCGTTAGCGCGAAGATTCATCCCGGAATCGGTGTGGCGCGGGTGGGAAACAGCAAATCAGAATTTTTCGTGGGCCCGGAAGTTCCCCATCCGACCCCGGCTCCGCTCGACTATTACAAAGACGCCACAGGTGCGCTGAAACGTCAGGCCGCGAAATTTCGCATTTATGGCTACAATGCTGCCGGCGAAGTGATCGGCGAATTAAACGCTTCCAACGCCGAGATCGTGTGGACAGTTCACGTCGCCAACAAGAAGGCGGCCTGGTTCAACTTCGAAACGGCGATGGATATCCCCGAGGCTACGGCTTGTGTCCTGCGAAATGCCGGCGTGGTCGGAGAAAAGCGGAGCCAGTTAATCATCGATCCGGGCCCGCGATCAATTAAAGGAGAAAAGGGCGCCCCGGCGCAGAAGTTCGACACCGGCGAATTTTTTGGGACGAAGGTTTACCTAGGCGAGTTGACCACCGATGAGCTAGGAAATCTGATTTTCCTCGGCGGGAGGGGCGAGTCCAACAGTCCGTTCCCAAATAATCCGCCTTATACGTTCGCCAATAATGACGGCTGGCATGACGACACCTCCGATGGGCCGGTTTCCGCGGAGGTTCGCGTCAAGGGCAAGTCAATCCCGGTGGATCCCGCCTGGGTCGTGACCGCGCCCCCTAATTACGCGCCGGAAATTGTCTCAGTCCAAACGATGTACGACTTGCTCTACGACACCTACCAGAAGGTTTGGATCAAGCCGGTCACCAAGCCCTCGTTCACCGAGCACATCTTTCCGATCTTGCAGCAGTTCTGTGATGCCCAATGGGTGAATTATGGCTTTCACGTTCAATTCGGCTGGCGATCACCCTACGATTTTCTGCAACCGGATTACTTCGACAAGCTCCATCGAGTGGTGTCGAACGATGGGCTGCCTGATTTGTTTCATGAAGTGCGGTTGCAATTGTTTAACATCTTCCGCGACCCGGCGTCTTCCGCTTTGAACGTTCTGGCCTGGCCCCAAATGTACGGGGATGCAGTGACAATTCCCGCCACTGGGCCGCGGTCTTTGCTGGCCCTGACCACGACCCAGTACCAATTCCTCCGACTCTGGGCCAGTGGCCAATTTGAGGATGATTGGCCCGCCGGTGGACCAAAATATCCCGGGAAGCTGGCTGAGGTCGAGCTGAGGGACCGGCCGGCGACGCTGGATAAAGCGGCTTTGTGGTTTTGTTTGGGAGGCCCGTTCCATCCTGGATGCGAAATGACTTGGCCGATGAGACGGAGGACAATGTACTACGCGCCGTTTCGAGTTCGGCCCCGGGCCCCAAATCAATCCGAACCAGATTATGGCACGACCTTGACGCCGGAGGTGGCCACGGGAGAGTTTGGCCCACTCTACGCGAACGGCCCGGGGGATCTCACGCGCTGGATGGCGGTGCCGTGGCAGACGGACACGGCAAGCTGCCGGGCCGGATACGAGTCTGGCTACGATCCGTTTATCCCGACATTCTGGCCCGCACGCGTTCCCAATCATGTCCTGACGGAGGAGGCTTACCAGCAGGTGATGAATAAGAAGCTGCCGCTGGAAAAACGTGTGCTGGCTTTCAACACGCGCGCGGTCTGGTACCGATTTCTGCTGGGAGGGACGCTGGCTCAGATCAAACAGATGATTTCCGATTTCGGAAAGCTCGGGGTGGTGGAGCGGCGGGCGGGGCCGAAGGACAAGCTCCCAGTTTTTCCACCCGACCTCTACGTCGAGTCTCAGACGGGATTTGCCCAAACAGTTTCGGCCGCCAGGAATCTGCGCGTGGGCCCGGCCGAGAAGGTCACCCGCCAGCAGAACCGACGAGCGCTTGCCGAGCGGGCTGAGGGAGCGATGCCCAGGGGGATCGAGGATTTTGCGAACCTCGCAAATCGCGCGAAATGGAAGACACCGGCGGACAGCCTCTGA